One Streptomyces lincolnensis genomic region harbors:
- the chpD gene encoding chaplin ChpD, with protein MKKTAAVVAGAIMALGMAAPAFADAGAEGAAIGSPGVLSGNVVQVPVHVPVNVCGNTVNVIALLNPAFGNTCVND; from the coding sequence ATGAAGAAGACCGCAGCTGTCGTCGCGGGTGCGATCATGGCCCTCGGCATGGCCGCCCCGGCCTTCGCCGACGCGGGTGCCGAGGGTGCCGCCATCGGTTCGCCGGGTGTCCTCTCCGGCAACGTGGTCCAGGTTCCCGTGCACGTGCCCGTCAACGTGTGCGGCAACACGGTCAACGTGATCGCCCTGCTGAACCCGGCGTTCGGCAACACGTGCGTCAACGACTGA
- a CDS encoding chaplin, whose protein sequence is MRQTLGKGMVAAAAATSILSLCGGHALADTDASGTAKNSPGVVSGDTVQVPVEVPVNACGNSVDAAAGLNPAFGNSCANGSSGSTKSGAHGGHHEGPGHASGHDWDYGDRMPGFSEDEPGGYGDGPGGYGDGPGGYGDESDGYGDTPGDHGDTPGGYGETPPTKPPTTPPTKPPTTPPTTPPTKPPTSPPTTPPTKPPTTPPTTPPTGPPSTPPTKPPTTPPTTPTKPPTSPPTTPPTGPPSTPPVTTPPTTPPTTPPTKPPTLPDTGAEALLAASGASAAMLVAGVVLYRRGRAASRR, encoded by the coding sequence TTGCGACAGACCCTGGGCAAGGGAATGGTCGCGGCCGCCGCCGCGACGAGCATTCTGTCCCTGTGTGGTGGCCACGCCCTCGCCGACACGGACGCGAGCGGGACCGCCAAGAATTCGCCGGGCGTCGTGTCCGGCGACACCGTGCAGGTGCCGGTCGAGGTTCCGGTCAACGCCTGCGGCAACTCCGTGGACGCGGCCGCCGGGCTCAACCCGGCGTTCGGCAACTCCTGCGCGAACGGATCCTCGGGTTCGACGAAGAGCGGCGCGCACGGCGGCCACCACGAGGGCCCGGGCCACGCCTCGGGTCACGACTGGGACTACGGCGACCGGATGCCGGGCTTCTCCGAGGATGAACCGGGCGGCTACGGCGACGGTCCGGGCGGATACGGCGACGGGCCGGGCGGATACGGCGACGAGTCGGACGGGTACGGCGACACGCCGGGCGACCACGGGGACACGCCGGGCGGCTACGGGGAGACGCCCCCGACCAAGCCCCCCACGACGCCTCCCACCAAGCCCCCCACGACCCCTCCGACGACGCCTCCCACCAAGCCGCCCACCTCCCCGCCCACGACGCCGCCGACCAAGCCGCCGACGACGCCTCCCACCACGCCACCGACGGGACCGCCCTCGACGCCTCCCACCAAGCCGCCCACCACCCCTCCGACGACGCCGACCAAGCCGCCGACGTCACCGCCCACGACGCCTCCGACGGGACCGCCCTCGACGCCTCCCGTCACGACGCCGCCGACCACCCCGCCCACGACCCCGCCGACCAAGCCGCCCACGCTGCCGGACACCGGTGCCGAGGCGCTGCTGGCGGCCTCGGGGGCCAGTGCGGCGATGCTCGTCGCCGGAGTCGTTCTGTACCGACGTGGCAGGGCCGCCTCCCGTCGGTAG
- a CDS encoding glycoside hydrolase family 26 protein — translation MAPQQRRTRRGRLAFVAATVAATAVLASGPGFAAGAGAARAADPPAPTTPAVPEPDRPKADGPAFGAYLDYGARGVARIAELSQWLGGAELRVGHTYLPGDRWSNIEGAPGFLDVWADWRTEKADRMLVLNVPMMERNEENVSDAQVRMLLRRGAAGEFDHHFRALAERLVELKVPDTVIVLGWEMNGITYTHRCGPDPDSWKKYWNRIVTTMRAVPGQKFTFDFTPTRGRDAVPWTQCYPGDDTVDIIGMDSYDQPTGLSFDEQIKEPYGLQEHVDFAKAHGKPISYPEWGLFRNGDNPEYMRRMLAWMDEHKPVYNTLTDYCPHGVWQCGNNPKASEVYRSVLFGRTDPAPEPTKPTGPTTPTDPPTPVTPPACSPLDLGDWVEYWLGGKLCLRFDWFSRNR, via the coding sequence ATGGCCCCACAGCAACGACGGACCCGGCGCGGACGGCTGGCCTTCGTGGCGGCGACGGTCGCCGCGACGGCGGTACTGGCGTCCGGACCTGGATTCGCCGCGGGCGCGGGGGCGGCGCGGGCCGCCGATCCTCCCGCTCCGACGACACCCGCCGTCCCGGAACCGGACAGGCCCAAGGCCGACGGTCCCGCCTTCGGCGCCTACCTCGACTACGGCGCCCGCGGCGTGGCCAGGATCGCCGAGCTCAGCCAGTGGCTGGGCGGGGCCGAACTGCGCGTCGGCCACACCTATCTGCCCGGCGACCGCTGGAGCAACATCGAGGGCGCCCCCGGCTTCCTCGACGTCTGGGCGGACTGGCGCACCGAGAAGGCCGACCGGATGCTCGTCCTGAACGTCCCCATGATGGAGCGCAACGAGGAGAACGTCTCCGACGCCCAGGTCCGCATGCTGCTCCGCCGGGGCGCCGCGGGCGAGTTCGACCACCACTTCCGTGCCCTCGCCGAACGCCTGGTCGAGCTGAAGGTCCCGGACACGGTGATCGTGCTCGGCTGGGAGATGAACGGCATCACCTACACCCACCGCTGCGGCCCCGACCCGGATTCCTGGAAGAAGTACTGGAACCGGATCGTCACGACCATGCGCGCGGTGCCGGGCCAGAAATTCACCTTCGACTTCACCCCGACCCGCGGCCGCGACGCCGTTCCGTGGACGCAGTGCTATCCGGGCGACGACACCGTCGACATCATCGGCATGGATTCTTACGACCAGCCGACCGGCCTGTCGTTCGACGAACAGATCAAGGAGCCCTACGGCCTCCAGGAACACGTGGACTTCGCCAAGGCCCACGGCAAACCCATCTCGTATCCGGAATGGGGCCTGTTCCGCAACGGCGACAACCCCGAGTACATGCGGCGGATGCTGGCCTGGATGGACGAGCACAAGCCGGTGTACAACACGCTGACCGACTACTGCCCGCACGGTGTCTGGCAGTGCGGGAACAACCCGAAGGCGTCCGAGGTCTACCGGTCCGTCCTCTTCGGCCGCACCGACCCGGCTCCGGAGCCGACCAAGCCCACCGGACCCACCACGCCGACCGATCCGCCCACGCCGGTGACCCCGCCCGCGTGCTCGCCGCTGGACCTGGGTGACTGGGTCGAGTACTGGCTCGGCGGGAAGCTGTGCCTGCGCTTCGACTGGTTCTCGCGCAACCGGTAG
- a CDS encoding rodlin, whose product MIKKVLASAAVAASVVGVASPAMAIGNDDGTTSASGNGASQSFGNSATYGNMSPQMALIQGSFNKPCIGLPAKANLQGIVGLAAVGVLQDVPILSAPQNQQCVENSTQAKGDEPLSHILDDISALSGNGAGNH is encoded by the coding sequence GTGATCAAGAAGGTTCTGGCATCCGCCGCGGTCGCCGCTTCCGTCGTGGGTGTCGCCTCCCCCGCCATGGCGATCGGCAACGACGACGGCACCACCTCCGCCAGCGGCAACGGTGCTTCGCAGTCGTTCGGCAACTCGGCCACCTACGGCAACATGAGCCCGCAGATGGCGCTCATCCAGGGTTCCTTCAACAAGCCCTGCATCGGCCTGCCGGCCAAGGCGAACCTCCAGGGGATCGTCGGCCTCGCCGCCGTCGGTGTTCTCCAGGACGTGCCGATCCTGTCGGCCCCGCAGAACCAGCAGTGTGTCGAGAACAGCACCCAGGCCAAGGGCGACGAGCCGCTGTCGCACATCCTGGACGACATCTCGGCCCTGTCCGGCAACGGCGCCGGCAACCACTGA
- a CDS encoding ATP-grasp domain-containing protein: MSLFDTRVPAVLLRIDRNPFHHGTLGAVRSLGRAGVDVHLVADCAGSPVRTSRFLRQLHLPPSPGASPAEIALTLRGVAARVARPAVLIPMDDASAVAVERLGADLAPAYLLPRQPAGVSERVADKAELARLCAAAGVPHPETVVPGSAGEAAAAAWRLGLPVVAKWSRPWLLPAGGGLRSTVVVRSTREARELYLRAEEAGSPLLLQAFLPPGPNRDWFFHGYADRGGAVRGGSGVKERSWPRSAGLTAVGRWMPNPRVRAHAERLIGELGYRGILDLDFRRCGTTGGYHLLDFNPRPGAQFRLFTDGAGLDVVRALHLDLTHRALPDGEALPGRSFVVENYAPLTALRPARAGRELAWYAGDDRGPGWAMWGLWARHVTRRLRERLHRLCTRRTDPAHIRRASVPAPSPAVAGLPDDEKAGSR; encoded by the coding sequence GTGTCGCTGTTCGACACCCGAGTCCCCGCCGTTCTGCTGCGGATCGACCGCAATCCCTTTCACCACGGCACGCTGGGCGCCGTGCGCTCACTCGGCCGCGCGGGCGTCGACGTACACCTGGTCGCCGACTGCGCGGGAAGCCCGGTCCGTACCTCCCGATTCCTGCGGCAACTTCACCTCCCGCCGTCGCCCGGCGCCTCCCCCGCCGAGATCGCCCTGACGCTGCGCGGGGTGGCCGCCCGGGTCGCCCGGCCCGCCGTGCTGATCCCGATGGACGACGCGAGCGCGGTGGCGGTGGAGCGGCTGGGCGCGGATCTCGCCCCCGCCTATCTGCTGCCGCGGCAGCCCGCGGGCGTGTCGGAGCGGGTGGCCGACAAGGCGGAACTGGCCCGGCTGTGCGCGGCGGCGGGCGTCCCGCATCCGGAGACGGTCGTCCCGGGCAGCGCGGGCGAGGCCGCTGCCGCCGCCTGGCGGCTGGGGCTGCCGGTGGTGGCGAAGTGGAGCCGCCCCTGGCTGCTCCCGGCGGGCGGCGGTCTGCGCAGCACGGTCGTGGTGCGCTCCACACGGGAGGCGCGCGAGCTGTATCTGCGGGCCGAGGAGGCGGGCAGCCCGCTGCTGCTCCAGGCGTTCCTGCCGCCGGGACCGAACCGCGACTGGTTCTTCCACGGATACGCCGACCGCGGCGGGGCGGTGCGGGGCGGCTCCGGGGTGAAGGAACGGTCCTGGCCGCGCAGCGCCGGTCTGACCGCGGTGGGCCGCTGGATGCCGAATCCCCGGGTGCGGGCCCATGCCGAGCGGCTCATCGGCGAGCTGGGCTACCGGGGCATCCTCGACCTGGACTTCCGCCGCTGCGGCACGACCGGCGGCTACCACCTGCTCGACTTCAACCCGCGGCCCGGCGCGCAGTTCCGGCTCTTCACCGACGGCGCGGGCCTGGACGTCGTACGGGCGCTGCACCTGGACCTGACCCACCGGGCGCTGCCGGACGGGGAGGCGCTGCCCGGGCGGTCGTTCGTCGTGGAGAACTACGCGCCGCTCACCGCGCTGCGGCCCGCCCGGGCCGGCCGCGAACTCGCCTGGTACGCCGGGGACGACCGCGGGCCGGGCTGGGCTATGTGGGGCCTGTGGGCCCGCCACGTCACCCGCCGCCTCCGGGAGCGCCTGCACCGCCTGTGCACCCGTCGCACCGATCCGGCGCACATCCGGCGGGCGTCCGTCCCGGCCCCGTCACCCGCCGTGGCCGGACTGCCCGACGACGAGAAGGCGGGCAGCCGCTGA
- a CDS encoding rodlin produces MLKKAMAAAAVAASVVGAASPAMAIGNDEGTTSASGNGAHHAFANSVTKGDMSPQATLVQSSLNKLCIGLPAKANLQGLVGVAAVGVLQDVPVLSAPQNQQCAENSTQAKGDEPLSHILSDIAALSGNGVKNG; encoded by the coding sequence ATGCTGAAGAAGGCAATGGCTGCCGCGGCGGTCGCCGCGTCCGTCGTCGGTGCCGCTTCGCCGGCCATGGCCATCGGGAACGACGAGGGCACCACCTCCGCCAGCGGCAACGGTGCTCACCACGCGTTCGCCAACTCGGTGACCAAGGGCGACATGAGCCCGCAGGCCACGCTGGTCCAGAGCTCCCTCAACAAGCTCTGCATCGGCCTGCCGGCCAAGGCGAACCTCCAGGGCCTCGTCGGCGTCGCCGCCGTCGGTGTCCTCCAGGACGTCCCGGTCCTCTCGGCCCCGCAGAACCAGCAGTGCGCCGAGAACAGCACCCAGGCCAAGGGCGACGAGCCGCTGTCGCACATCCTGAGCGACATCGCGGCGCTGTCCGGAAACGGTGTGAAGAACGGCTGA